The following coding sequences are from one Lycium ferocissimum isolate CSIRO_LF1 chromosome 3, AGI_CSIRO_Lferr_CH_V1, whole genome shotgun sequence window:
- the LOC132049842 gene encoding uncharacterized protein LOC132049842 isoform X1, which translates to MASTEGLMPITRAFLAKYYDKYPFAPLSQDVSRLTHEIHSMASDLHKDSPLTQGESSLVREAESNPPHKVDENLWKNREQIEEILFLLESSNWPPGLQLQSTAEDAELVSVLARLGEKFRSTLKILENFQSKNSEFVFNTVMTYMPQDFRGTLIRQQRERSERNKQAEVDALIYSGGSIRDRYALLWHQQMERRRQLAQLGSATGVYKTLVKYLVGVPQVLLDFVQKINDDDGPMEEQRQRYGPPLYSLTKMVLNIRLFLSLLWRRFEAGKLSRNQITVLEEAVDVYTSEFQRFIKFIRDVFANSPFFITAEEAGALEARKSDEYKEVSVPAGKTHEVALTVDAINSYIAWDFSLIQGRVDMDIGFSMEYTGPSGQKTQILPYRRYGADQGNFCTILSGNYKLIWDNSYSTFFKKVLRYKVDCIPPVVEPEVSSNHVDE; encoded by the exons atggcGTCAACGGAGGGGCTGATGCCAATAACAAGAGCTTTTTTGGCTAAATATTATGATAAGTACCCTTTTGCCCCTCTTTCTCAAGATGTATCTCGTCTTACTCATGAAATTCATTCAATGGCTAGTGATCTGCATAAAGATTCTCCCTTAACCCAAG GAGAAAGTTCATTAGTCCGTGAAGCAGAGAGTAACCCTCCTCACAAAGTTGACGAGAATTTATGGAAGAACCGGGAACAGATTGAAGAAATACTTTTCCTATTGGAAAGCTCCAATTGGCCACCAGGG CTTCAATTGCAGTCAACGGCTGAAGATGCTGAACTTGTTTCTGTTCTTGCACGGCTAGGAGAAAAATTTCGAAGTACATTGAAGATTTTGGAGAATTTCCAATCAAAGAATTCTGAGTTTGTATTCAACACTG TGATGACCTACATGCCACAAGACTTCCGTGGTACACTAATAAGGCAACAGAGGGAGCGTTCGGAGAGAAATAAGCAGGCTGAAGTTGATGCTCTAATCTATTCTGGTGGAAGTATTCGTGATCGATATGCTCTGCTATGGCATCAACAAATGGAACG GAGACGGCAACTGGCTCAACTGGGTTCTGCTACAGGTGTCTATAAGACACTGGTGAAGTATTTAGTTGGAGTGCCACAG GTTCTGTTGGATTTTGTTCAGAaaataaatgatgatgatgg GCCAATGGAAGAGCAGCGACAACGTTATGGTCCACCATTGTACAGCCTCACAAAAATGGTGCTCAACATTCGACTCTTTCTTTCTCTGCTATGGCGACGCTTTGAAGCTGGAAAATT ATCAAGGAATCAAATTACGGTCTTGGAAGAAGCAGTAGATGTCTACACGTCTGAGTTCCAaagattcatcaaattcattcg TGACGTATTTGCAAATtcccctttctttattactGCAGAAGAAGCTGGTGCATTAGAAGCCAG AAAAAGTGACGAATACAAGGAAGTGAGTGTTCCAGCAGGAAAAACTCATGAG GTTGCGTTGACAGTCGATGCCATAAATTCATACATTGCGTGGGATTTCTCTTTGATCCAAGGCAGAGTAGATATG GACATTGGCTTTAGCATGGAGTATACGGGTCCTTCCGGACAGAAGACG CAAATCTTACCTTATCGACGATATGGAGCTGACCAA GGAAACTTCTGTACCATCCTGTCTGGAAACTACAAACTCATATGGGATAATTCGTATTCTACATTTTTCAAGAAG GTCTTGCGATACAAGGTGGACTGTATACCTCCAGTCGTAGAACCAGAGGTTTCATCTAATCATGTAGATGAGTGA
- the LOC132049842 gene encoding uncharacterized protein LOC132049842 isoform X2 codes for MASTEGLMPITRAFLAKYYDKYPFAPLSQDVSRLTHEIHSMASDLHKDSPLTQGESSLVREAESNPPHKVDENLWKNREQIEEILFLLESSNWPPGLQLQSTAEDAELVSVLARLGEKFRSTLKILENFQSKNSEFVFNTVMTYMPQDFRGTLIRQQRERSERNKQAEVDALIYSGGSIRDRYALLWHQQMERRRQLAQLGSATGVYKTLVKYLVGVPQVLLDFVQKINDDDGPMEEQRQRYGPPLYSLTKMVLNIRLFLSLLWRRFEAGKLSRNQITVLEEAVDVYTSEFQRFIKFIRDVFANSPFFITAEEAGALEARKSDEYKEVSVPAGKTHEVALTVDAINSYIAWDFSLIQGRVDMVLRYKVDCIPPVVEPEVSSNHVDE; via the exons atggcGTCAACGGAGGGGCTGATGCCAATAACAAGAGCTTTTTTGGCTAAATATTATGATAAGTACCCTTTTGCCCCTCTTTCTCAAGATGTATCTCGTCTTACTCATGAAATTCATTCAATGGCTAGTGATCTGCATAAAGATTCTCCCTTAACCCAAG GAGAAAGTTCATTAGTCCGTGAAGCAGAGAGTAACCCTCCTCACAAAGTTGACGAGAATTTATGGAAGAACCGGGAACAGATTGAAGAAATACTTTTCCTATTGGAAAGCTCCAATTGGCCACCAGGG CTTCAATTGCAGTCAACGGCTGAAGATGCTGAACTTGTTTCTGTTCTTGCACGGCTAGGAGAAAAATTTCGAAGTACATTGAAGATTTTGGAGAATTTCCAATCAAAGAATTCTGAGTTTGTATTCAACACTG TGATGACCTACATGCCACAAGACTTCCGTGGTACACTAATAAGGCAACAGAGGGAGCGTTCGGAGAGAAATAAGCAGGCTGAAGTTGATGCTCTAATCTATTCTGGTGGAAGTATTCGTGATCGATATGCTCTGCTATGGCATCAACAAATGGAACG GAGACGGCAACTGGCTCAACTGGGTTCTGCTACAGGTGTCTATAAGACACTGGTGAAGTATTTAGTTGGAGTGCCACAG GTTCTGTTGGATTTTGTTCAGAaaataaatgatgatgatgg GCCAATGGAAGAGCAGCGACAACGTTATGGTCCACCATTGTACAGCCTCACAAAAATGGTGCTCAACATTCGACTCTTTCTTTCTCTGCTATGGCGACGCTTTGAAGCTGGAAAATT ATCAAGGAATCAAATTACGGTCTTGGAAGAAGCAGTAGATGTCTACACGTCTGAGTTCCAaagattcatcaaattcattcg TGACGTATTTGCAAATtcccctttctttattactGCAGAAGAAGCTGGTGCATTAGAAGCCAG AAAAAGTGACGAATACAAGGAAGTGAGTGTTCCAGCAGGAAAAACTCATGAG GTTGCGTTGACAGTCGATGCCATAAATTCATACATTGCGTGGGATTTCTCTTTGATCCAAGGCAGAGTAGATATG GTCTTGCGATACAAGGTGGACTGTATACCTCCAGTCGTAGAACCAGAGGTTTCATCTAATCATGTAGATGAGTGA